TTTGGGCCAGCACAATCACTGCTTCGCGCTGATCAAGGAACTTCACTGACTATTGCAGGTCTTCATGGAACAGCTATGGGAGTTGCATCCATTGCAGCTGGTTATGCCAATCCACATCTTGCACATAAATTCGGTCGTGCAAAGTCACAGTGGATTGGCCTTGGAATCTTCTTATTTGGGCTTTTACTCTTTGTTATCTCACCACCTGTTTTTCTCACAATCCCTGCAACGTTGATTGCCGGTTTTGGAACATCGATGGTTATCAACACGATGCTCTCTTCCATGTCTCACCATTATGGAAAAGCTGCAGAGGTTGCTATCCCTCAGGCAAATGGAATTGCATCTGTTGGCTTTGTAACTGGCACTGCTCTCATTGGAACAATTGCATCGCTCTACCCAAACTTTTGGCGCTTAGGCCTACTGCTCGCACTACCTGTGGGATTGATTTTGGTTCTAGTTGGCCGTGAAAAGAATGCAGAAGATCATGTTCCAGATGAGAGTGGCCCGCAAAGCGGAAAGTTATCGGCAAAATATTGGTTAGCTTGGGTTGGTTTTGTTGCATGCATTTCATCTGAGTTTGCAACATCATTTTGGTCGGCGGCTCTATTAAAAGATCGCGTTGGCTCCACTGCTGCTATCTCAACTGTTGCAATTGTTGCACTTGGAACTGGAATGGGAGTCGGCCGCTGGTTTGGTGGTTTAGTGCTAAAGAACTTCAAACTTGATAACCAACTCTTAGGTTTAATCGCACTGCAGTTCATTGGTTTTACTGCCTTTTGGTTCTCCCACTCAATGATTATCAGCCTCATCTGTCTCTTTGTTATTGGCTTAGGTATCTCGATGCAGTTTGCATTGGCTGCAATCCGTCTCGTGAGCTTTAGTGATAATCGCCCAGATTTAGCTGTTGGCAAGTTATCTTTGGCTGCTGGAATCGCTATTGGTGGAGCGCCATTTTTACTAGGTTTCTTAGGCGATAACTTCGGTATTTCACGTGCTTACATCATGGTGCCAGTACTTATTGCAATCGCATTTGTAATTACTGTTCTAACACCATCACACAGCGAGAAGGCATAAATGATGAGTTATAAAACCCGCCGTATTGTGACCCTTGTCGTGCTCTTTGGTTTAATACTTTTAATTGCGATTAGCGGACTTTAAAACCGCAGCCACAGAAATATCAGCTGGCACATCAACCCGATCTTTAAACTTAAACCAAATAACAGTAGTTGCAATTAAACAAATGGCACCACAGGCGGCAATTGTTGATCTAATTCCAATTGCTTCTGCCATCAAACCAATTACTGGTGATCCAACTGGAGTTCCACCCATGAAAATCAAAAGATAGATACCCATTACTCGCCCGCGAATTGCTGGGTCACTATTTACTTGAACAATGGAGTTTGCAGTAATCATGGTTATAAGAGCAGTGACACCACAGATCGGTAGGAAGATTGCATAGGCGGTGTAGTTAGGCAATATTGAAAGCACCAGAATCGCTAGTGCAAAAGCCCCTCCAGCTAAGATAACAAAGCGGGTCTTTCGAAAGCGTTCCAAGCGTGCAGATGCAATGGCACCTGAAAATGAACCAATAGCCACAAAGGTTCCAAGTAATCCATATGCAGCAGGTCCCTTGCCAAACTCTTGTGTTGCCATAAGAGCGTTAAAGATTTGAAAGTTCAGGCCAAAGGTTCCAAGGAAGAAAACTATCAACATAACCACGTAAATATCAGGGCGGGCTAATGCATAGTGCAGGCCTTCTCGCACATTGGTCTTCGACTTCGGTCGATCTTGATGGAAAAACTCTTTCTCATTCATCGCCATTAACGCACCGATAGCAAAAAGATAGGAGGTTCCATTAACTAAGAAGGATGGCCCAGTGCCAAAAGCAGCGATAAGTAAGCCTGATAGGGCGGGTCCTACTAAGCGCCCAGCATTAAAGTTTGCAGAGTTAAGACTTACTGCATTGGGCAGATCATCTTGACCCACGATGTCAGCAGCAAAGGTTTGGCGAACTGGTGCATCTATAGCAGTTGAAATACCAAGCACGGCAGCTAATGCAAATACATGCCATAGCTCCACCTGGTTTGTCATGACGAGTGTTCCTAGTGTGATTGCTGAAAATGCACCTAGGGCGTTGGTTCCAATTAAAAGTTTACGTTTATCAAAACGATCAGCAAAGGCGCCGCCATGGAGTGAAAAGAAAAGAAAGGGAGTGAATTGAATTGCTGTGACAATTCCTAGATATGTTCCGCTGTTTGTAAGTTCTAGAACAAGCCAGTCTTGGGCAACGCGCTGCGCCCAACTTCCAATATTGGAGATGGTACTGGCAGGAAAAAGTATCCGGTAATTACGGTGGCGAAATGATCGCCAATTACCATCCACTTTTACGTTAAATCCCATTACTCTTCTCTCATGGCATCAAATATCGGTTCTGTTGTAACCCTAGTATCAATTGGCGTAATTTGCTGGGTGATTGCCTTTGTCATTGCGTTAGCAGTTGGCGCAGATGCGAAAGTCATTTGGACATGCCTATTCGGAGCAGGCCTAGGCCTAACTGGTATTCGTTATTCAATTCGCCGCAATAAGCGCAGCGGAATTTAATTTAAGCCTCTAGAGCAGATGCAATACCGCGCAATACGCGGCCTAAACGCTCTGCTTCAACTGCTGATGGATGGCGGCCTTGGCGCAAACCATTTCCAACACGATCCAAAATCTTGATTGTGTCTTCAATCATTGCAGCTAAATCATCAGTGTTAGCACGTGAGTTTTCAGCAAGTGATGGAGGTGCATCAATGATGTGTACTGAGAGTGCTTGTGGTCCACGACGCGAGTCAGCAATGCTGAATTCAAGCTTTGTTCCAGGCTTAACTGTTGCAACGCCTTCTGGAAGAGATGAAGCAGCTAGATAAACATCTTCGCCTTCATCATTGGCAATAAAACCGAAACCCTTTTCTAGGGAGAACCATTTAACGCGTCCTGTAGGCATGGGGAGGGCTCCTTGATTATTTCGTGTCTTCGTTTATGCCGCGGGGGTTGCGGTCAGGGCTTTAGTTTATCACCAGGTCAGTGAAGGTCGCTTCCGAGTGAGCGCCGCATCCATGATCAACAGAGACCACGCGTGCATCATCGGGCGAGATTGCATTTGCACACACGCCAAAGGTTGCGCGCAGTGAGCCTGCGATTGGAAGAAAGAATCCGCATGAATGACATGGCTTAGGAGCAGCTTGTGCCAATGGTGCTTGTGGTCCACGGTCCCCGTCATACCAACGCTTAGCAGCTTGATCGCGACCTTCAATAGACATTACTCGTGCACGACCAAAACCTAATTCAACTGCCATTGCAGTATCTAAATCTTCATCCTGTGGCAACGCTGATTGTCCAGGAACTAAACGTGCATCATCTAGTGAACTTGGAACGATGTCACCAACGCCAACATCACCTGGCAAAATGCGATCGCGATAAGGAATCCACTCTGGGGCAAGTAATGCATCTGGCCCAGGAAGAACAACTAAATCACAAACAGTTGGCGTTGCATCCGCATCAACCTTTGCAACAGTGACACACCAACGCCAGCCTTTATAGCCAGCGAGGTTTGCATTAAAAAGATATGTGGCAACGCGGTTCTCATCATCAAACTCAACGCTAATAAATGAACCAACATGATCACGCTTTTCTGCGTGCTCAAAGATTGCAGTATGGGCAAGATTTTTTGCATCAAAAGGAGCAGGTGTGTTTGACGCAGCCTTCTTTGATGTCTCCTTTGGCGTTTTTTTCGCCAATGATTTCTTTGCCATGTATATAGGGTAAAGCAGAACGCCGCCCTCGCGTTAATCGAGGACGGCGTTACGCGTAATTTGTGGGCTTTAGAAGTCCATATCTCCGCCACCTTGTGGCATTGGTGCTGGATTCTTTTCTGGCTTATCTGCAATCACTGCTTCAGTTGTGATGAACAGGGCTGCGATAGATGCAGCGTTCTGTAGCGCAGAACGTGTGACCTTAGCTGGATCAATAATTCCAGATTTGATCATGTCCACATATTCACCAGTTGCAGCGTTGAGACCTTGTCCTGCTGGAAGATTACGAACCTTCTCAACAACAACTCCGCCTTCAAGTCCTGCGTTGATTGCGATTTGCTTGAGTGGAGCTTCGATTGCGAATTCAACAATCTTTGCACCAGTTGCTTCATCACCAGTTAAACCAGTGAACTTCTTAAATGCTGCTGTTGCTGCTTGGAGAAGTGCAACGCCACCACCGGCAACAATTCCTTCTTCAACTGCAGCCTTTGCATTGCGAACTGCATCTTCAATGCGGTGCTTGCGCTCCTTGAGTTCAACCTCAGTTGCAGCTCCAGCCTTGATAACAGCCACGCCACCAGCAAGCTTTGCAAGACGCTCTTGCAACTTCTCGCGGTCATAATCTGAATCGCTCTTCTCAATCTCTGAACGGATCTGTGTGACGCGGCCCTTAATTTGTGCCTCATCGCCAGCGCCTTCAACGATTGTTGTCTCATCCTTGCTGATAACAACCTTGCGAGCGCGACCCAATAGTTCAAGTCCTGCTTGATCTAGCTTGAGACCAACTTCTTCAGAGATAACAGTTGCACCTGTAAGAATTGCAATGTCTTGAAGCATCGCCTTGCGACGATCTCCAAAGCCAGGTGCCTTTACTGCTGCTGAGCGGAAAGTTCCACGGATCTTGTTCACAACAAGTGTTGCCAACGCTTCGCCTTCAACATCTTCAGCGATAATCGCAAGTGGCTTACCTGATTGCATAACCTTTTCAAGAACTGGTACGAGATCTTTAATATTTGCAATCTTTGAGTTCACGATCAATACGTATGCATCTTCTAGAACTGCTTCCATACGATCCTGGTCAGTTACAAAGTAAGGAGAGATATAACCCTTATCAAAGCGCATACCCTCAGTGAGCTCTAGCTCTAAACCAAAAGTATTTGACTCTTCAACAGTGATAACGCCTTCTTTGCCAACCTTGTCCATCGCTTCAGCAATCATCTCGCCGATAGTTGCATCTGCTGCAGAGATAGATGCTGTTGCTGCGATCTGTTCCTTTGAATCAACGGCTTTAGCCATAGACAAAAGCTCAGCAACAATCTCTGTCACTGCCTTTTCCATACCGCGCTTAAGGGCCATTGGGTTTGATCCGGCAGCCACGTTACGAAGTCCTTCACGCACTAGGGCCTGGGCCAAAACAGTTGCTGTAGTTGTTCCATCGCCTGCGACATCATCTGTCTTCTTAGCAACTTCCTTAACTAGCTCTGCGCCAATCTTTTCCCATGGATCATCTAAATCAATTTCTTTAGCGATGGAAACACCATCGTTAGTAATAGTTGGGGCGCCCCACTTCTTCTCTAGGACAACGTTTCGTCCGCGAGGTCCTAGGGTCACTTTGACCGCATCGGCCAAGATATTCATTCCGCGCTCTAATCCGCGGCGGGCTTCTTCATTAAAGGCAATCTGCTTTGCCATGAGTTGTGCTCGCTTTCATGTAATCGTTCAGTTAGCGGGGGCTTTATCACTCGCACCCCGAGAGTGCTAACGCCAAATCTACGGGAGTTATTTCCCAGGCGCAAAACGGTGGGGGGCTTAGCGGGCGATGCGGGTGTTCATGCGGGCCTCGCGCAGGCGGCGTAGGCGCTTCACGAGCATGGGAGAGGCAGCTAGAGCATCATCACGATCGATTAAGTCATTAAGAAGTTGGTAGTAACGGGCAGCCGATAGGTCGAAAAGCTCCTTGATTGCTGCCTCTTTAGCCCCTGCATAGCGCCACCAGCTAGCTTCAAAATCCAGAATACGGACTTCAAGGTCGCTCAGGCCAGTATGAATGGCGGACTCTTCTTGCGCGGACATGAGGGAAATCGTATCGGGTGAGCGCGAAAAATGTGGGATTTAAAGGGTGGAAAGAATCAATTTAATATCGCTGATTTTTGTCCATGGATTAACAATGGCAAAACGCAGAATTGCTTGGCCTTTGTGTGATGAGGGTGGAATAAAACCGATTTGATCAGAAAGTAATTTGTCAGACCAGCTTTGATAATCACTTGCCGACCAACCTTTGCGTGTAAATGCAACGATTGAAAGTTCTGGTTCACACACTAAATCTAAATCTGGATGCGCTTTTACTAATGCAGCAGCTTGATGGGCAACTGTTAATGATTGCTCCATCGCTTCGGTATATGCATCGGTGCCATAGGCAGCAAGGGAAAACCAAAAAGGTAATCCGCGTGTGCGACGAGTTAATTGAATTGCATAATCAGATGGCGACCATGCACCATCTTTTAATGTGTCTAAATAAGAAGCATGTTGTGAGTGAACTTGGCGGGCAAGTTCGGGTTCGCGGTAAATAAGTGCGCAAGCATCATATGGAGCAAATAACCATTTGTGTGGATCAACGATTAAAGAATCAGCAGCCTCTACGCCATCAAAGTGTGAACGAACTGATGGAGCACACAATGCTGCTAATCCATACGCCCCATCAACATGAAACCAAATCCCCCGCTCATGGGCTGCGCTACCAATGCCTTGTAAGTCATCGATGATTCCAAGATTTGTTGTTCCGGCAGTTGCAACAACTGCAAACACGCGATGTGTTGTTGTGGCATGCAGATGATCAATGGCATGGGCAACTGCCTCCCCCATTAACTTTCCATTAGCTGCAACTGGCACCTTTAAAACATCAACATCCATCACATTTGCAGCGCTAACAATTGAAGAGTGGGCTTCTTCGCTGCATGCAATCACCCAACGAGAAGCACCTGGG
This DNA window, taken from Candidatus Planktophila vernalis, encodes the following:
- a CDS encoding MFS transporter, giving the protein MPKTFQRDRFFWVVATQTAIVNFYLGGFGPAQSLLRADQGTSLTIAGLHGTAMGVASIAAGYANPHLAHKFGRAKSQWIGLGIFLFGLLLFVISPPVFLTIPATLIAGFGTSMVINTMLSSMSHHYGKAAEVAIPQANGIASVGFVTGTALIGTIASLYPNFWRLGLLLALPVGLILVLVGREKNAEDHVPDESGPQSGKLSAKYWLAWVGFVACISSEFATSFWSAALLKDRVGSTAAISTVAIVALGTGMGVGRWFGGLVLKNFKLDNQLLGLIALQFIGFTAFWFSHSMIISLICLFVIGLGISMQFALAAIRLVSFSDNRPDLAVGKLSLAAGIAIGGAPFLLGFLGDNFGISRAYIMVPVLIAIAFVITVLTPSHSEKA
- a CDS encoding pyridoxal phosphate-dependent decarboxylase family protein → MHEFTPEVEALAAEVLAYSLDRLKNDPPLDGPRTAEDLFSEVGNTITARGLGGHEALEVFTSVLAKACISTDHPRNLAFIPSAPSEYANLFDLVVGASALYGGSWQEGAGAVFAENQALRWISDLAQLPEESGGVFVQGGTIGNLSALVVARAQGRKKHPGASRWVIACSEEAHSSIVSAANVMDVDVLKVPVAANGKLMGEAVAHAIDHLHATTTHRVFAVVATAGTTNLGIIDDLQGIGSAAHERGIWFHVDGAYGLAALCAPSVRSHFDGVEAADSLIVDPHKWLFAPYDACALIYREPELARQVHSQHASYLDTLKDGAWSPSDYAIQLTRRTRGLPFWFSLAAYGTDAYTEAMEQSLTVAHQAAALVKAHPDLDLVCEPELSIVAFTRKGWSASDYQSWSDKLLSDQIGFIPPSSHKGQAILRFAIVNPWTKISDIKLILSTL
- the groL gene encoding chaperonin GroEL (60 kDa chaperone family; promotes refolding of misfolded polypeptides especially under stressful conditions; forms two stacked rings of heptamers to form a barrel-shaped 14mer; ends can be capped by GroES; misfolded proteins enter the barrel where they are refolded when GroES binds) gives rise to the protein MAKQIAFNEEARRGLERGMNILADAVKVTLGPRGRNVVLEKKWGAPTITNDGVSIAKEIDLDDPWEKIGAELVKEVAKKTDDVAGDGTTTATVLAQALVREGLRNVAAGSNPMALKRGMEKAVTEIVAELLSMAKAVDSKEQIAATASISAADATIGEMIAEAMDKVGKEGVITVEESNTFGLELELTEGMRFDKGYISPYFVTDQDRMEAVLEDAYVLIVNSKIANIKDLVPVLEKVMQSGKPLAIIAEDVEGEALATLVVNKIRGTFRSAAVKAPGFGDRRKAMLQDIAILTGATVISEEVGLKLDQAGLELLGRARKVVISKDETTIVEGAGDEAQIKGRVTQIRSEIEKSDSDYDREKLQERLAKLAGGVAVIKAGAATEVELKERKHRIEDAVRNAKAAVEEGIVAGGGVALLQAATAAFKKFTGLTGDEATGAKIVEFAIEAPLKQIAINAGLEGGVVVEKVRNLPAGQGLNAATGEYVDMIKSGIIDPAKVTRSALQNAASIAALFITTEAVIADKPEKNPAPMPQGGGDMDF
- a CDS encoding MFS transporter encodes the protein MGFNVKVDGNWRSFRHRNYRILFPASTISNIGSWAQRVAQDWLVLELTNSGTYLGIVTAIQFTPFLFFSLHGGAFADRFDKRKLLIGTNALGAFSAITLGTLVMTNQVELWHVFALAAVLGISTAIDAPVRQTFAADIVGQDDLPNAVSLNSANFNAGRLVGPALSGLLIAAFGTGPSFLVNGTSYLFAIGALMAMNEKEFFHQDRPKSKTNVREGLHYALARPDIYVVMLIVFFLGTFGLNFQIFNALMATQEFGKGPAAYGLLGTFVAIGSFSGAIASARLERFRKTRFVILAGGAFALAILVLSILPNYTAYAIFLPICGVTALITMITANSIVQVNSDPAIRGRVMGIYLLIFMGGTPVGSPVIGLMAEAIGIRSTIAACGAICLIATTVIWFKFKDRVDVPADISVAAVLKSANRN
- a CDS encoding DUF3263 domain-containing protein, coding for MSAQEESAIHTGLSDLEVRILDFEASWWRYAGAKEAAIKELFDLSAARYYQLLNDLIDRDDALAASPMLVKRLRRLREARMNTRIAR
- a CDS encoding DUF2530 domain-containing protein, yielding MASNIGSVVTLVSIGVICWVIAFVIALAVGADAKVIWTCLFGAGLGLTGIRYSIRRNKRSGI
- a CDS encoding cold-shock protein; the encoded protein is MPTGRVKWFSLEKGFGFIANDEGEDVYLAASSLPEGVATVKPGTKLEFSIADSRRGPQALSVHIIDAPPSLAENSRANTDDLAAMIEDTIKILDRVGNGLRQGRHPSAVEAERLGRVLRGIASALEA
- a CDS encoding DUF3027 domain-containing protein, whose protein sequence is MAKKSLAKKTPKETSKKAASNTPAPFDAKNLAHTAIFEHAEKRDHVGSFISVEFDDENRVATYLFNANLAGYKGWRWCVTVAKVDADATPTVCDLVVLPGPDALLAPEWIPYRDRILPGDVGVGDIVPSSLDDARLVPGQSALPQDEDLDTAMAVELGFGRARVMSIEGRDQAAKRWYDGDRGPQAPLAQAAPKPCHSCGFFLPIAGSLRATFGVCANAISPDDARVVSVDHGCGAHSEATFTDLVIN